In the genome of Sardina pilchardus chromosome 14, fSarPil1.1, whole genome shotgun sequence, the window TTTGGTGCAATAGAGttctcatctcgctgcaactaaTAATCCTCCTTTGTTTACTATGCTCGGAGTtggtgctagcagctagctagacAGTTAGACCACTAATTCAAAATGGAGCTCCAAGCAGATTTGTACAATGTACATGCAGATTTAGGCTACAACCAGATTCCTTATTAGAAATTCCCTGCTACAACACTGTTTACAGTTCTTCGAGTCACTGTaaatgtcatttttgaaaactgtCTCTACTAAATATCCCAAATTTTGAACCACCCTTTGTTGTTCCTCGGGTGCAGACGTTAGCTATTGTTAAatgaaacagacaaaaaaacgcccaaaaagtaggctagtatTGTTTAGGCAAATCTGATAAAAGGCATGTTCAAATCCGTAGCAATAAGCTCCTGAGCATCAGTCTGATATCACACATTCTTAACAATATGAATGAAATTTGAATTACCGTTTTAGATGCAAGACCCGATGGAACATCAAACTATGTGTAGCACATGCCATCTACATTTTGCGTCCTCTTCTGGAAAATCTTCTATCCAAATGATAGTTCCAGAAGTCCCTCCAGGAGTTGAGGGCAAAttatttctgtatttttgtagagaaaattaaccaaacaccTCAATTTAAAAGACTAACGTTGTGAGAAAGATGACTGCGTGCTCCAACTCCTCCAGTCAACAGTCAGTTTCCAAAGAatactgtagtgtactgtaaTTTAAAACATCAGCATACTGTTTAGGGCCTCTGTCCTGTTGCTCCAAGTTAAGCAGCCCACAATGCATTGCTAAATACAGTACTTAACTGTTTAACATGAAAACAGTAGTTTAGTGTTGAAAATTGGCTGTAAATTTACAGCAATTGCTTAGAGAGCTACTTAACATCACAACTTTAAAACCTTCAGGTAACTTTTTTATATCATTCTAAGATATCCTCATTGCGTtcttcatgaaacatgaaacatcTACATCTAGGCCTATCACAATTTTTTCATTATTAATTTGTTTTTCTATAAAAGTTGTTAATCCAAATATCATGAATGATTTCTCTATCAACTCTACCATTCCCCGCTTTGAGACATGAGTCATGACATCATTTTTGCAATCCTGTGAAACCAAACTCCTGGTAAAACAGGAAGTTGGGTGTCCTCATGAACCCACAGACAGTTcacttattttattttttattatttatgtcAGATATCCAGtataaaatatattgttatttattttattttaagtaACACAATAACTATATAATTTGATTAGACCATGAAAATGTGAAGGAGTCAGTACAAACATAGGTCTGTGCCACCATTTGATCAACACTCAGCAATATTTCAAAGACCAGCATTAAATAAATTTTAACTTTATACACAAGACTGTGATTGGTCGACTGCTTCAAGCAGTCTGTGGTAACAGCATAGTTTGCTGACATAAGCATTGCAAATAAACTCGGACATATTTTAGTTACAGTGACGGGGTTATCCAATTATAAACTCTCTCTGTCAGTATTTTGAAATCAGCACTTCGTATCGCCAccaagcagcagtagtagtTCAGCATTCTGACTACCGTTGCAGAGGTGAGCGAGGCGGACAGGAGACACACAACTTCAAGGTTCACGTCAACGTACAGTCAACTACATTGTCTCGATGCAAAAGTATAAACTCTGTTCACCAGCACATCAGTAAGGGTTTTTACCTTGTATGCATCCatgcacaaaacaaaaatagcaGTCATTCTTAAAATAAAAGCAACAATGTTGATCTGCATGCATCTATAAGCTTGTGACTACTTTTTTTGcacttatttgtttgtttttgtacgGACCTTACGCGGGCAGGGCAGGGATAGCCCCATAATTTAAATCTGTATAGATATTTGCTATTTTGTCTGTAGTCACTTTCACCTCACAGGCTTTAGTAGGAGACAGCGACTGAGGTTGGCCACCCCCAATCCCTGTCCCCCCAAAAACCTGAGCCGCATGTTCTTATTCACATTCATCTCACTAACCCCTTAACTGTATTTATCAggctttttcatttttcctttttttttcttttttttttttactttttgctTCAATGTTTCCAACTTTCCACAATTGAAAGTTCCATCAAAACCATGTTTATTTACGACTATTTGTGAAACCTCCCATAAACAGTCACCTCTAATCGCCTACACCCTTAGGAGATTTATTGATTGTTTATATTCCACAAGCCGTTGGGCTACTGCTACCAAAATAGCCCCAAAACTGTACCCGGTACAGACTCTATTCCGGAAAGAGACTTTACTCACCGCGGGTTTCCTTGTCCTTGGATTCACTGGTCCTGACTTTGTTGTTTACAGGTCCAGTATCCCGTCACCGGGGGCCAGAGTAGAAATCCTCGCCTCAGAGTCCGAGACAAACAGAGGACTTTAGCCAAATGCCCAGGTCCTAGACCTGACTGTGCATAGATTTTCTGGAATGTCCACCTGACCCCCAGATATTGGAATCCCGGATATCGAGCCCCCAATCTGATAGATGAATTTTACTATGTCTGATAAattattttgtatgtttgtgcgcaaataaagacaaggacCAGTGAATTCCAAGGACAACACAATTGTATTATATTTGCAATGAGACAGAATGATACAACACAAAATGGTTCATACCAGACTCTGACCATTTTAGTCTGGGGCCTCCTTTTATACCAGGGTTGACGTATCTATACAAGATTTTACGTATCTAGGGTCTCTAAATTGCCCTTTGACATGTTTACCTGGCTAAAACTTGGACAATAAGCCCTGGCCTTCGTCCCACCAAACATGTGTCCGAGAGAACCTTTCATACAGAACATTACTTCTGaatcaacaacaaatacagaacTTGTGGTCAAGAACTTGAGCCTAGGTAAACTTTCGGTTCCCTTAGATAAATCAGGTAAAAGGGACTACACAACAGTGTTGAAACCTTATCTTGTGCACAAAAGTACAAAGAGTACAAAAACATCTGATTGGCACATTAAGATACAAATGAACAGACCTATCCATTAAAAAGATGAACCCTCGGCTACAAAGCACgaccacacagaacacagtctaCACATGCAACTACACTCTTCCCCACTCACGATGGCCAACAATTCCCCCATCCAATGGAAAGGAACACACATACCATCAATCACTGTAGGGGAACATAGATACCCGATCAACAATTGTACCCAATCACACTTGTAATATGCTTTTTCAGATTATCAATATAGATGAGAATACATGTTTCAATAATTTCTCCAACACCTAtgtagcacatgtatcaactgtgttggtacacacttattactctttgatacagtggcataaacccgtaacaagattgtagcagcacagctgttacatacactgaagacaatgaccccttgactggagctaatggtttgtatatcaaatctttcatgaccagatttaccccatccagcaggtctcaggtcagccctttgccatTGGCAATGTTTTGTAAAAGgcctcagtattacaatgtaacaactatatgtaggtacccacaaatacataatgcaagtacaatgatagtacctaatagtacatgttgttacacaggttgtaccactgtacctaattaggtaggtacactgtaacagcgacaccccaaactaaagtgttacccatggtttataccttataaataatgaaacaaccatttataaatgaaatcatttccctattatgaaccagttacaaCCTATTAGTAGATGCTTTcatcatcatttgtaaagtattactgCTATGTTGATTcacatactgtaattcatgattaactcaggagttgaaagatagcctactgtaatgaAATGACCTTGTACAGTGTCCTAACCAGATATTTTTCCTAATGTGCACCTTCACTTGTCATTATTATGCAGTCAGCTCACTGCCTAATCCAGATGGTGTAGTTGAGGAAACCTGTATACTATGGAATTTTGCATagctgatttttatttttaagggCCATTGTAGAAATTACAAGAGATATCAAAGTTTGAATGTTACTGTAATCGAACTGATGGCAGTTGCATAAATTGCTCGAAGCAAgaatattttgtttttgtggatTTTTTCTGGAGAATAATTATTAGACTTGTACATTATTTACTTTGATTTCTATTGTGTACTTCTCATATGCCCTCTTTATGAGTGTGGCCTTTATCTTGGTTActgctaacctgactttcgccagatcctgtagttcgctgtctgcttcacacaaggaactgggacttctcgataggagatgtatttctgaaggcgggtccttgtaaaacatcctcgcatgtgatttgataaaccacttgcctgttatcttgaatgacgtgctaggcttcttcaagttcttgccaaacccggtcggaagaagagtaaaaacatccttgccaccaataaatgtcttcaaaactattctctgaaagaatgaatactcgatagattcgacaaaacggttgaaatagcagaatcaatgtcagcacaagactcctcgctgcgtgccgccattgttatttgaatcaaacactcgcttcggcgctcctgattggctgctcattttttgatcactggtacaggggtttggattgccctcgcgtccagacccttgtgtggagctcagcaaaacgcctctggtggagcatggcggaactacaagggtctggcgagagtcaggctaggttACTGCAGGGTTTTTACTACATtcaagttttgttttgttttgttttgttatgtttatCTTTTTCATGTCACTCAAAATGTATATCTTCAGCCATTTATACCATGAGCTTGGATTTGGACTAAATCAAGATTATAATGGATAATCATAGATTATTATGGAGGAAATGGAACGGtattcatctctccatctgaaTGAGGAAAGTGATTGGCCTTCTTGGCATTTTCACAAACATGATTTGATAGAATGTTTTCTTCAAACATTGTCAGTGATGATGGCAGTAATTTAGGAAAGTGCAATGTGTTAGGGCCTACTTAAAGATGCATGGGCCATCCACACTGTGAATACTCAGACTGGTCATGACCATGCGAAATGGAGAGCGAACTCAAAATGGCACTTGTCGTCTCGCTGTCTTAACAATATTTGTAGCATTTTGAAACCTGGCTGGGCCCCAACTGATCACTCTTGTAGGAGAGAGATGGCTGGATTTGCATGTTTCACAGCTGTGCAGTTTCACTGCTGTTGCCTGATCTCCTGTGGAGACAGTTCACTGTCTGGTTCTGGGTTTCTGCCGTGAGGTGTCTTATGTGACACTGTGGTTGACTATTTCAGTTTGTAAATGCCAGTCTGGAGTTGGTATTATTCTCATGCTCTTGTAATGCCCAGTCTCTGCTCACACCAAATGCAAGTCAAATTATGGTTTATGTTTCACCTCCAGAAATTGGTTTTGTGGAGTATGAATACTTGTCTACAAGAGTAATGATTTTGGATGATGGCAGTGATTGACTTCATTTATCCATGTGCATGAGTTTCTGCCAATGCTGTAGGCTACTATGTAAACGGATGCAGGTCTAAATCTACCATGTCTGCTACTAACATTGTATTTtcctaaattattattattttgaattAATAGTGAATCTGGAAATCTACTAGATGTAAATATTAATCGGTTCACATGTATGTTGATGTCAGTTGCCCATATACACTGGACAAATGTATGTATATTAtgttatgtatgtatctatattattttatatattttttgaaatgataaacaaaataaaataaatcaaaacatTACTCAAGTTCAACATCCTCTGTCTCTAAATGTGTTCCATGTGCCATTGCAATGCAATCGATTTGGCAATACACACCTGACAGTTACTGGCATCCAACAGCATCAGCTACTGACTGACTCCGTTTGAGCCAATCAGAACAGAGAATGTGTTTCCTTGGAAACAGTAGAACGCTCAAACTAGGGGAGGGGCCAGTTCCACTTCTGGTAAGTTTGCTGCTCGACTGTTTTGATGAAAGTAAAAGCTGATCGGTTAATGTTGATTGGTATGTTTTCAgttaaataggctactttagactattattatatattatttttcACTTTTGCATGGATTGCGAAATTTCCGTCATTTAATATTATGCCACTGGACTGTGTCGTGTAATTTCTCTGGATGATGCCAGTAGGCTATGTCAACTGAGCACAGGCCGCGCATCTGTGAAGTTGACATTTGCCAGCCTTATCAGTTGGCAAGACTCCTAGGACAGCTTGGTTATGCCTGCACGGTTACTAGGCTACTTTCTGCAGTCGCCTTATATAGATATTTTGTAGGTTTCTGTATAACTGCTGTCTGTAGCCTTTTTCATTGTTTAGACCACCACACAGAAATTGACCTTCGAAAATAAAAAGCCTAATGTTAAATGATGGCCTATCAATATTCAGATGTTAACTCATTAATGGTCTATGCTGGATATTGTAGACGTTGTTGTGCACAGTGGTGTTTTTTTCGTCATTTGCCCTCACAGGAAGAGAAGACCATGGCAGGGACAGCGCGACACGACCGGGAGATGGCGGTAAACGCCAAGCGTCAGTTATCGGCGACCTCAGATCCCGTGGAGCGGTTAAGGCTCCAGTGTTTGGCAAGGGGGTCAGCTGGAATCAAAGGACTGGGCAGGTAGCCCGAATAtcctaggctaggctattccTTTTCCTAGCCAATGCAGCCTAAGCTAATATTGTTACAGTGTCTTGGACTTTTAAATATGTAAATGTAGAACTGTattttgttgtagcctacatttgggtATTTTGACTCAATCATTATGATATAAACAATGCCCCTTATTTGTCATTCCAAGGACTTTCAGGATCATGGATGATGACAACAACCGTACTTTGGATCTAAAGGAGTTTCTAAAGGGGTTAAATGATTATGGCGTTCTGATAGAAAAGGAAGAGGCTCTTAAACTGTTCCAGCACTTTGACAGAGATGGCAGCGGGCAGATTGACTTTGATGAGTTTCTGATTACACTAAGGGTGAAGCTGTCTCAAAACATCTTATTCATATCATATAAGCAGGATGATTCTGTGTAGTTTGTTGTCTAATCATCCTGAATATTGTGATTGCAGCCACCCATGTCCAATGCTAGGAAAGAGGTGATCATGCAGGCATTTAGAAAGCTTGACAAGACAGGCGATGGGGTCATAACCGTTGAAGATCTTCGGGGCGTGTACAATGCCAAAAACCATCCTAAGTATCAAAATGGGGAATGGACAGAAGATCAGATATTTCGGCAGTTTCTGAACAGTTTTGACTCCCCCGATGACAAGGATGGAAAGGTATCGTATGACTTACTCTTATCATATATGTTATGTTAGCCTATGTTGTTTTCGTACTCCTACTAATACAAACACAGTACAGCATGGAGTCATCAATAGTTAGAATATGAGTAAAAGCAATGTTATTATCGCACTtaaagtgttgtgaaatgaCACTTCTTTTCCTGCAATTACCAGAGGGGACTCAAAGCAGTTTTTTCAGTGACACTTGTGATTGTTCTGTATTTCTAATGCACCAGGTGACAAAAGAAGAGTTTATGAATTACTATGCAGGTGTGAGTGCATCCATTGACACAGACATCTACTTTATAATAATGATGAAAAATGCCTGGAAGCTCTAATAACATCTAAAGACATTCTTCTGAGGGTGAAGAGATGACACGTGAGACATCGTCCTCCATCTTTGTATATTCAAATGAACTGTGGCAAAACCTCGAAGCTCTCTACTATTAGATTAACCGACAATCGAATCATCACTGAAACCAAGTAATGATTAACCACTGTGAACTTAACATCAAGGCATGAAGGGCGACAGCACTGCCTACATTCTGCATTTCATAGGCATGGTGTTATCTCATGTTTGACATGAATGCAGtattattcattttatttgCTATCCTACCTACACTTACTGCAAATAATACCACTGTATTTCTCATGTACACATTTGCATTTatgcaaataaatacatttgctCCTGTCACAACTGGACAAACCACAGCAGTCGCCCTTCATGTTTGTGTATCATCTGCActaacctttgcactgctctcTAATGTTGCTTTGGGTATTTCCACTAACTATAGACTCATGCTGGACCGTTTCTCTTGACAGACACCCTCTCTTTCCCATAGGGTCTGCATGAATGTTATCCttaatgtatgtgtgcttctcacAATGAACTGAACCCTCGTAGCTTGTTATGTTTAGAGACTGTGTGAAACCCCCAGTGGGGCGGAAGGCAACTAACCAGCTCTCTGTAGTTCTGCAGCTTCTCTCTTTGACTTCTGGGGAAGCTATGTGGACTCAATGTGGGAGTACTGTCATTTTTCCATTTTCCCCAGTCGATGGCATGCGTGCGATgtcacctctctgtgtgtgtggtaagcaTGTGCTTTCCCTTTGTTCTCTGTGTAGGTGACCAAAGAGGAGTTCTTGAACTACTACTGTGGAGTCAGTGCCTCCATCGAGAGCGACGTCTATTTCATTCTGATGATGAGAAGTGCCTGGAAACTCTGATTGTGCCTTACCAATAACCCATGTGCCTATTTCACTAATCAATTctcagtgtgtactgtgtagggaAATTATGTATGCCACAATGTTATTTGGAAATGTACAAGGGGGGAAAGTTGTGTTAATCTGTATATAATTTTGAACCGCTGTTGAATTGTCGTTGGTTTTTGTTGCTTAAGTGCTGTACTCATTCGTATGATCTCCAGcgatgtattttattttactgtcaaGATCATGTTTTTTTGGTGGACTTTGTACTGTCAAGTTGAGTGTTTATTGTACCTCAATAACAAGCCTTTGCAGTATGATTTCATCATCTTACGGAGATGTTTAGCATTTAGTTGTGTAACAGTCAGTCATCATGTCTCTGAAGTGTGAGGATATACAGTATCCACCACTTGACAGGAGTCTGTTATTTAGTTGTGCCTTACAAATAAAAAGTCTAGATGATATTACTTTGAGCTTTGGAAGGTCATCTTTATTTCAAAAACTAAAAAAGAATACATAAGTCATTTCTATAACATTTCTATAATGCCCAAGGATCAGACACATTGAACTGTTGTATGGGTGGTGTCTTTGTTAAAGTGatgcagacaaaaaaacaaacacctgGAATTTCAAGACACCATCCTAAAACAACAAAGCAAGTAGAGAGACGCTGTTCTTCCAGTTTAAAGGTGTAAGAAGTAGTTAATTTGTCAAACATAAAATGTTTCTTGGCGTAGGCTACCATTGTGCAATTGTTGTTAAAAAAGTGTTGCTCAATATTCTCTTGCATGCTGTTCATCTTGATTCTTTGTTCAACCAGTGCAGTTACATCTGGTGAAACAGACTAGTAGGTATCGAATGCAAAGGCACATTGGAAAGGACAATGGTTACTATGACCTCAAACATACTGTTCAATCTCTTAAGGCATGAATGGATGTGACAATAAAATACTACATTTAACCTTTAAAATCAtaccataaacaaaaacaataagttcACAACAAAACATTGACGAATGATTTTGAGAAAATGGAAGTAACTGTCAGTGCACATTGTGTTAGAATAGTATGTCGAGCACAAGTTGAAGCAAGCCACTTCTTTTGCAGAATCAAAGTCAGCACAATTAGCTAAACACATATGTGctacaataaacattcagacGCTCTTTACAAAATAtcaaatgattaaaaaaaaaaaaaaaaaaccctgagtgGATGAAGTGGAATTTGTATTGAACCCCACAAGGTAACTATCTATCTCAGTCATGTTGCTGATATGACTAGAGAAATAAATCCATTTCTGGTGACAGTTTTGAACTTTTTTCTGAACTTGTTTTAGATGGCCGCTAATAAGCAGTGTTGTGTGAGAGTTTATTAACGCTTCAGTGacatccatctctcctttctGGAGTATGTACAGTTCCAGTGTTGGTTCCTGTTGGAAATGTCCGGTAGTGGTTGTGCTAAAACCTGGTGCAATTCGCAGAGGTTCATGGACTGTTTGCATGAACACAGTATAAAACCTTAACAAGCAGCAGTTGGTCATCCCCTTGCATGGAAGAATAAGCAGCTACAGGTTGGCCATGTTGAACCAGAGTCTGTGTGAGTATAGTTTCATGTCACCTGAACAGGGTCAAACCTGAGGCGACCGATCCGCCATTTTTTTACTTATCAGCTGAACTGGTGGCTGGCAGGCCTCCGCATGGTCATAAAGAACACCAGTAGGCTGTAAAACTTCCCATTCCTCTCATCTGACTTCTCTCCAGACCTACTGCGTCTTGAAGAGGCAAGACATGGTGACGTAGGCCTCGTCCTTACAATCTCGCGGTGGTGCACAGGTGCTCATCAGGGAGGGGTCTCCAGAGTCGGAGCTGTTCCCAGAGTCCACTGCGGGGGCCGCCTCCCCCAGGAGCCTCAGCCCCGTGCTGGACGCGTCCACCCCGTGTCCGTGGTCCTCCGGCTCCCCGTCCTCGTCCTGCAGTGTAGACTGTGAGCCGTCAGAGCTGCTGTCGCCCGGGGGAAGCTGCCAGAGGAGGACCTGGCTGAGTTGACTTGGGCAGCGGCTCCGGGCGTCCACTCCTCGTCCGTCAGTGAACGCTTTGTCCTCCCCCA includes:
- the capslb gene encoding calcyphosine-like b isoform X2, whose translation is MMAYQYSDVNSLMVYAGYCRRCCAQWCFFRHLPSQEEKTMAGTARHDREMAVNAKRQLSATSDPVERLRLQCLARGSAGIKGLGRTFRIMDDDNNRTLDLKEFLKGLNDYGVLIEKEEALKLFQHFDRDGSGQIDFDEFLITLRPPMSNARKEVIMQAFRKLDKTGDGVITVEDLRGVYNAKNHPKYQNGEWTEDQIFRQFLNSFDSPDDKDGKVTKEEFLNYYCGVSASIESDVYFILMMRSAWKL
- the capslb gene encoding calcyphosine-like b isoform X1 codes for the protein MMAYQYSDVNSLMVYAGYCRRCCAQWCFFRHLPSQEEKTMAGTARHDREMAVNAKRQLSATSDPVERLRLQCLARGSAGIKGLGRTFRIMDDDNNRTLDLKEFLKGLNDYGVLIEKEEALKLFQHFDRDGSGQIDFDEFLITLRPPMSNARKEVIMQAFRKLDKTGDGVITVEDLRGVYNAKNHPKYQNGEWTEDQIFRQFLNSFDSPDDKDGKVTKEEFMNYYAGVSASIDTDIYFIIMMKNAWKL
- the capslb gene encoding calcyphosine-like b isoform X3, producing the protein MAGTARHDREMAVNAKRQLSATSDPVERLRLQCLARGSAGIKGLGRTFRIMDDDNNRTLDLKEFLKGLNDYGVLIEKEEALKLFQHFDRDGSGQIDFDEFLITLRPPMSNARKEVIMQAFRKLDKTGDGVITVEDLRGVYNAKNHPKYQNGEWTEDQIFRQFLNSFDSPDDKDGKVTKEEFMNYYAGVSASIDTDIYFIIMMKNAWKL